Proteins encoded by one window of Sardina pilchardus chromosome 7, fSarPil1.1, whole genome shotgun sequence:
- the si:dkey-32e6.3 gene encoding uncharacterized protein si:dkey-32e6.3, producing MSDTVVRNCGINETNDEDEGELRSGAPGSGHPTGNSVRPKKLILHIDLNNTILVSDAVTKQGTVAALDYFLSTVTWGHMSKGKWEWISEAPSLSPPSQDAVSYYSKFGRVAGFTSAGPGRKFRGVLEEHLALLRWPADLPEDKEFSVKGEDGNLYHWILPSFFQLLQDLASQGREFAILFRTFGTDLPRVLTVVRRALTQGDHPLFPDLPALKLSVSELPGRIRCSAKGTVLTRGEEKLSSRDGDRAIYQYLSAVEGLGGFQDHFDWWARNTYSILGGKPLWVDPFDSSVQHIFIDDNIRQTDEDTIVHPKVFVDPEGSQTRTASTSELYDLCLVQNDLLQAIADTSYFTKRIHICQENYESNLQQGTS from the exons ATGTCAGACACCGTGGTCAGAAACTGTGGTATAAATGAGACGAATGACGAGGACGAAGGAGAACTTCGATCGGGCGCACCTGGCAGTGGACATCCTACAGGGAATTCTGTCAGACCGAAGAAGCTCATTCTCCACATTGACTTGAACAATACCATCCTGGTATCAGATGCCGTGACTAAGCAAGGGACTGTCGCCGCTTTGGATTACTTTCTTTCCACGGTCACTTGGGGACATATGTCAAAAG GTAAGTGGGAGTGGATATCTGAGGCCCCCTCCCTCTCGCCACCCAGCCAAGATGCCGTCAGTTACTACTCCAAGTTTGGCCGAGTGGCTGGCTTCACCTCAGCTGGACCGGGCCGGAAGTTCCGCGGGGTCCTGGAGGAGCACCTGGCTCTGCTGCGCTGGCCCGCAGACCTGCCTGAGGACAAGGAGTTCTCTGTGAAAGGGGAGGATGGCAACCTGTACCACTGGATCCTGCCTTCTTTCTTCCAGCTCCTCCAGGACCTGGCCTCCCAAGGCCGGGAGTTTGCCATCTTGTTCCGCACTTTTGGCACTGACCTGCCCCGAGTCTTGACCGTGGTCCGCAGAGCCTTGACCCAGGGGGACCATCCACTGTTCCCCGACCTCCCTGCCCTAAAG CTCTCTGTGAGCGAACTCCCCGGGCGGATCCGCTGCAGTGCTAAGGGCACGGTTCTGACCCGCGGGGAGGAGAAGCTGTCGTCTCGTGACGGGGACCGCGCCATCTACCAGTACCTCAGCGCAGTGGAGGGCCTCGGCGGCTTCCAGGACCACTTTGactg GTGGGCCCGCAACACCTACTCCATCTTGGGTGGTAAGCCTCTCTGGGTTGACCCTTTTGACTCCAGTGTGCAGCACATCTTCATTGATGATAACATTCGGCAGACGGATGAGGACACGATTGTCCACCCCAAG GTGTTTGTGGACCCTGAGGGCTCCCAGACTCGCACCGCGTCCACGTCGGAGCTGTATGACCTCTGCCTGGTGCAGAACGATCTGCTGCAGGCCATCGCCGACACCAGCTACTTCACCAAGCGCATCCACATCTGCCAGGAGAACTACGAGAGCAACCTCCAGCAGGGCACCAGCTAG